The following are encoded together in the Acidovorax sp. KKS102 genome:
- a CDS encoding 4-oxalomesaconate tautomerase: MSTNIPCVLMRGGTSRGPFFLADWLPRDSEARDRTLIAALGSPHELQIDGLGGGNSLTSKVAIVSRSTQPDCDVDYLFAQVSVQEARVDTRPNCGNMLAGVGPFAIEQGLVPADREGQTTTVRVYNVNTRSRIDVQVCTAGGQVHYDGDVRIDGVQGTAAPVLMNFLDAWGAVTGQIFPTGQRIDTIRGLQVTCIDAAQVMVLVRAADLGLRGDETPAELDANTALLARLDTVRLEAGQRMGMGDVTHSVLPKPVILSPGTSLGSVVSRYFTPHQCHRSHAVTGAIGVAAASVLPGTVATDERHAPTAGLRRVEVQHPAGRIQVEVELSEVDGQFKLVQAALVRTARKILEGTLFVPESAPAH, from the coding sequence ATGAGCACCAACATTCCTTGCGTTCTGATGCGTGGCGGCACTTCCCGGGGGCCGTTCTTCCTGGCCGACTGGCTGCCGCGCGACTCTGAGGCCCGCGACCGCACGCTGATTGCAGCCCTGGGATCGCCGCACGAGCTGCAGATCGACGGCCTGGGCGGCGGCAACTCACTGACCAGCAAGGTCGCCATCGTCTCGCGCTCCACGCAGCCCGACTGCGATGTGGACTACCTGTTTGCCCAGGTCAGCGTGCAGGAGGCCCGGGTGGACACCCGCCCCAACTGCGGCAACATGCTGGCCGGTGTGGGGCCCTTCGCCATCGAGCAGGGGCTGGTCCCTGCAGACCGCGAAGGCCAGACCACCACGGTGCGCGTCTACAACGTGAACACCCGCTCCCGCATCGACGTGCAGGTGTGCACTGCGGGCGGCCAGGTGCACTACGACGGCGATGTGCGCATCGACGGCGTGCAGGGCACGGCCGCCCCGGTGCTGATGAACTTCCTGGATGCCTGGGGCGCCGTCACCGGGCAGATCTTTCCCACCGGTCAGCGCATCGACACCATCCGGGGCCTGCAGGTCACCTGCATCGACGCAGCGCAAGTGATGGTGCTGGTGCGCGCCGCCGACCTGGGCCTGCGCGGCGACGAGACACCCGCCGAGCTGGACGCCAACACCGCCTTGCTCGCCCGCCTGGACACCGTGCGCCTCGAAGCCGGTCAGCGCATGGGCATGGGCGATGTGACCCACAGCGTGCTGCCCAAGCCGGTGATCTTGTCGCCAGGCACATCACTAGGCAGCGTGGTGTCGCGCTACTTCACCCCCCACCAGTGCCACCGCTCGCATGCCGTCACGGGCGCGATTGGCGTGGCGGCGGCCTCGGTACTGCCGGGCACGGTGGCCACCGACGAACGGCATGCGCCCACCGCCGGACTGCGCCGCGTAGAGGTGCAACACCCGGCAGGCCGCATCCAGGTGGAGGTGGAACTCAGCGAGGTGGATGGCCAGTTCAAGCTGGTGCAGGCCGCGCTGGTTCGCACCGCCCGAAAGATTCTGGAAGGCACGCTGTTCGTACCCGAAAGCGCCCCCGCGCACTGA
- a CDS encoding tripartite tricarboxylate transporter substrate binding protein encodes MTRSIHSTTRRTALATAALALASSAFWAAGTAHAAYPEKPITLVVPTAAGGGNDGMARVVAIKLSTLLGQQVIVENKAGANGAIAAEYVARAAPDGHTILFGYIGTHGMSPALQKLRYDPITQFEPIGMVSYSPTLMVVNPKVPAKTVSELVALTKAKPHDFNYASAGNGTAPHFSAEIFKLESGAQMAHVPYRGAAPAMNDTMAGQTQVMFPSLFSAYPHVKGGKLRALALAGPKRSSLLPDVPTLEEAGIKGVEITQWYALFAPGKTPRPVIDLLNKILNTALADKDVVRRIEEQGAVVDTSTPEQLALTVKQELAKWKGVVVKAQLTPD; translated from the coding sequence ATGACCCGTTCCATTCACTCCACCACGCGCCGCACGGCACTGGCCACGGCGGCACTGGCGCTCGCGTCCAGCGCCTTCTGGGCCGCAGGCACCGCCCATGCGGCCTATCCCGAAAAGCCCATCACGCTGGTCGTGCCCACCGCCGCCGGGGGCGGCAACGACGGCATGGCGCGCGTCGTGGCCATCAAGCTCTCCACCCTGCTGGGCCAGCAGGTCATCGTGGAGAATAAGGCCGGGGCCAACGGGGCCATTGCGGCCGAATACGTGGCCCGTGCGGCACCCGATGGGCACACCATCTTGTTCGGCTACATCGGCACCCACGGCATGAGCCCCGCGCTGCAGAAGCTGCGCTACGACCCCATCACGCAGTTCGAGCCCATCGGCATGGTGAGCTACTCGCCCACGCTGATGGTGGTGAACCCCAAGGTGCCCGCCAAGACCGTGAGCGAGCTGGTGGCGCTGACCAAGGCCAAGCCCCATGACTTCAACTACGCATCGGCCGGCAACGGCACGGCCCCGCATTTCTCAGCCGAGATCTTCAAACTGGAAAGCGGCGCCCAGATGGCCCATGTGCCCTACCGGGGTGCGGCGCCCGCGATGAACGACACCATGGCCGGGCAGACGCAGGTGATGTTTCCCAGTCTGTTCTCCGCCTACCCGCACGTGAAGGGCGGCAAGCTGCGTGCCCTGGCGCTGGCCGGGCCCAAGCGCTCGTCGCTGCTGCCCGATGTGCCCACGCTGGAGGAGGCCGGCATCAAGGGGGTGGAGATCACCCAGTGGTATGCCCTGTTCGCACCCGGCAAGACACCCCGCCCGGTGATCGACCTGCTCAACAAGATCTTGAACACCGCACTGGCCGACAAGGACGTGGTGCGCCGCATCGAGGAACAAGGCGCGGTGGTGGACACCAGCACGCCCGAGCAACTGGCACTGACCGTCAAGCAGGAGCTCGCCAAGTGGAAGGGCGTGGTGGTCAAGGCCCAGCTCACCCCCGATTGA
- a CDS encoding porin: MRTRMTAACAALIGHCAMAQGTDVTLYGVVDLGLRNGSGLSASNAPTAGSSHSLGSGIHTTSRWGLRGSEDLGGGAKALFNLESGLNADTGAPANATKYFDRASWVGLQGGWGTLALGRQTTTLADAISPVDPLAMRFASFNPNIGVTALSQHGLGIEYGSAGANSGSYRLDNSLKYTGRFGGFTARAMWGLGEVASQASALSSRGVGLAWAADGFVVSGAYQSFNDANKRSLDGTTLGAAYQWGSVRLAANAGRNKAETAAGRFTVQRVLSAGGTWAATPWVDLTAAYYKVDRSRTGAADDGYGRLVAFAEYKLSRRNKVYAELDNTRWRNGFQGTANKATATGISAGVVHTF; the protein is encoded by the coding sequence ATGAGAACAAGGATGACAGCGGCCTGCGCTGCACTGATCGGCCACTGCGCAATGGCACAAGGCACCGACGTGACGCTGTACGGCGTGGTGGACCTGGGCCTGCGCAACGGCAGCGGCCTGTCCGCATCCAACGCGCCCACGGCCGGCTCCAGCCACAGCCTGGGCAGCGGCATCCACACCACCAGCCGCTGGGGCCTGCGGGGCAGCGAAGACCTGGGCGGCGGCGCCAAGGCGCTGTTCAACCTGGAGAGCGGCCTCAACGCAGACACCGGCGCACCGGCCAATGCCACCAAATACTTCGACCGCGCCTCGTGGGTCGGCCTGCAAGGCGGCTGGGGCACGCTGGCCCTGGGCCGCCAGACCACCACGCTGGCCGACGCCATCTCGCCCGTGGACCCACTGGCCATGCGCTTTGCCAGCTTCAACCCCAACATCGGCGTGACGGCGCTGAGCCAGCATGGGCTTGGCATCGAATACGGCAGCGCAGGCGCCAACTCGGGCTCCTACCGGCTGGACAATTCGCTGAAGTACACGGGCCGGTTCGGCGGCTTCACCGCACGTGCCATGTGGGGCCTGGGCGAAGTCGCATCGCAGGCCTCGGCTCTATCGTCACGCGGTGTGGGCCTGGCGTGGGCTGCGGACGGCTTTGTGGTGTCCGGCGCCTACCAGAGCTTCAACGACGCCAACAAGCGATCACTCGACGGCACCACCCTGGGCGCCGCGTACCAGTGGGGCAGTGTGCGCCTGGCCGCCAACGCCGGCCGCAACAAGGCCGAGACAGCCGCAGGCCGCTTCACCGTGCAGCGCGTGTTGTCCGCTGGTGGCACCTGGGCAGCCACGCCGTGGGTGGACCTGACGGCGGCCTACTACAAGGTGGACCGCTCGCGCACCGGGGCGGCCGACGACGGCTACGGCCGCCTGGTGGCGTTTGCCGAGTACAAGCTCTCGCGCCGCAACAAGGTGTATGCCGAACTGGACAACACCCGCTGGCGCAACGGCTTCCAGGGCACGGCCAACAAGGCCACGGCCACCGGCATCTCCGCCGGTGTGGTGCACACGTTCTGA
- a CDS encoding L-lactate permease, producing the protein MIWQQIYNPAGNMVVSTALAAIPVIIMLAALGFFHIKAHIAAGMGLVAALVVAIFAYGMPADMAGRAALYGGFTGLLPIGWIVLNIIFLHQLTEQNGSFKVLQDSLSNITEDRRIQLLLIAFCFGAFFEGAAGFGTPVAVTAAILIGLGFSPLAASGLSLIANTAPVAFGALGTPVITLAKVHGYDLMEVTAMIGRQLPFFSVLVPFWLIWAFAGRKAMWEIWPAILVAGVSFAIPQFLVSNYIGPELVDIIAAIISMASLIAFLRVWQPKKIWISPSMRGHDPSAAEAKPAQPVVRYSRAQLINAWMPWLILSVCVFVWGLPSVKAALNGIFAPAFPMDGLHNLIEKMPPVVPKPTKEGAVYTLNLLSATGTGILLSALISALLMRYSPVAIVGTFFRTIWLVRYSLLTIVLMLALGTLTRYSGTDTTLGLAFANTGVLYPFFGTLMGWLGVALTGSDTASNVLFGGMQKVAAEQLGLSPNLMGAANSSGGVMGKMIDAQSIVVASTATRWFNHEGDILRFVFFHSIALACLVGLLVSLQAYVWPFTSMVVR; encoded by the coding sequence ATGATCTGGCAACAAATCTACAACCCGGCGGGCAATATGGTTGTGTCCACCGCACTGGCTGCGATCCCGGTGATCATCATGCTGGCCGCCCTGGGGTTCTTTCACATCAAAGCCCACATTGCTGCGGGCATGGGGCTCGTCGCAGCACTGGTGGTGGCCATATTTGCCTATGGCATGCCTGCCGACATGGCTGGTCGCGCCGCTTTGTATGGCGGCTTCACGGGGCTGCTGCCGATCGGCTGGATCGTGCTGAACATCATTTTTCTGCACCAGCTCACGGAGCAGAACGGCAGCTTCAAGGTGCTGCAGGACTCGCTGTCCAACATCACGGAAGACCGCCGCATCCAGCTGTTGCTGATTGCGTTTTGCTTTGGCGCGTTCTTTGAAGGTGCCGCCGGTTTCGGCACGCCCGTGGCGGTCACTGCCGCGATCCTGATCGGGCTGGGCTTCTCGCCGCTGGCCGCCTCGGGTCTGTCGTTGATTGCCAATACGGCCCCCGTGGCGTTCGGTGCCCTGGGCACGCCAGTGATCACGCTGGCCAAGGTGCATGGCTACGATCTGATGGAAGTGACGGCCATGATCGGCCGCCAGTTGCCCTTCTTCTCGGTGCTGGTGCCGTTCTGGCTGATCTGGGCATTTGCCGGGCGCAAGGCCATGTGGGAGATCTGGCCTGCCATTCTGGTGGCCGGTGTGTCGTTTGCCATTCCGCAGTTCCTGGTTTCCAACTACATCGGCCCCGAGCTGGTGGACATCATTGCGGCCATCATCTCCATGGCGAGTCTGATCGCGTTCCTGCGCGTGTGGCAGCCCAAGAAGATCTGGATCTCGCCTTCGATGCGGGGCCACGACCCAAGCGCTGCCGAAGCCAAGCCTGCACAGCCGGTCGTTCGCTACTCACGCGCCCAGCTGATCAACGCCTGGATGCCTTGGCTGATTCTGTCGGTGTGTGTGTTTGTCTGGGGGCTGCCATCGGTGAAGGCAGCGCTCAACGGCATCTTCGCCCCGGCTTTCCCGATGGACGGGCTGCACAACCTCATTGAGAAGATGCCTCCGGTGGTGCCCAAGCCCACCAAGGAAGGCGCGGTCTACACGTTGAACCTGCTGTCGGCCACCGGCACGGGCATCTTGCTGTCCGCACTGATCAGTGCCCTGCTCATGCGCTACAGCCCGGTCGCCATCGTCGGCACGTTCTTCCGCACCATCTGGCTGGTGCGCTATTCGCTGCTGACCATCGTGCTCATGCTGGCCCTGGGTACGCTCACCCGCTACTCGGGCACGGACACCACCCTGGGTCTGGCATTCGCCAACACCGGCGTGTTGTACCCCTTCTTTGGCACCCTCATGGGGTGGCTGGGTGTGGCGCTGACCGGCTCGGACACTGCGTCCAACGTGCTGTTCGGGGGCATGCAGAAGGTGGCGGCCGAACAGCTGGGCCTTTCGCCCAACCTCATGGGCGCCGCCAACAGCTCGGGCGGCGTGATGGGCAAGATGATCGATGCGCAGTCGATTGTTGTGGCCTCTACCGCCACCCGCTGGTTCAACCATGAAGGGGACATCCTGCGCTTCGTCTTCTTCCACTCGATCGCGCTGGCCTGCCTGGTGGGGCTGTTGGTGAGTCTGCAGGCTTATGTGTGGCCCTTCACGTCCATGGTGGTGCGATAG
- a CDS encoding LysR substrate-binding domain-containing protein, with product MELRQLRYFVRVVEQGSMSRAALDLDVVQSALSQQITRLESELATRLLQRTPRGVTPTEAGLAFFREAQLTLRHADQAVRAAQQARLSGTVTVGLAPTTSGVLGLPLMQAMRTRYPDVRLHMVESMSGHLTAMLHARELDLAVLFDTRLHQAQQATGARRWDMAPLLEEDLFLICARDRGEGPGHPRGRQLPETITVAELVQEPLILPTGPHGLRSTLDTAFARDRVAPHVVLEVDSLAMVMAAVDAGLGSTVQPWAAMGRYPDAAERFQCARLTDAPARRVNLLCSLPDEELSPAALAARVVLTDCVRELVTSGQWFGTTWIGGQDTSA from the coding sequence ATGGAACTGAGACAACTGCGCTATTTCGTGCGTGTGGTGGAGCAAGGCTCCATGAGCCGCGCTGCGCTGGACCTGGACGTGGTGCAGTCCGCGCTCAGCCAGCAGATCACCCGGCTGGAGAGCGAGCTGGCCACGCGGCTGCTGCAGCGCACGCCGCGTGGCGTGACGCCCACCGAGGCGGGGCTGGCGTTCTTTCGCGAGGCGCAGCTCACCCTGCGCCATGCCGACCAGGCCGTGCGCGCAGCGCAGCAGGCGCGGCTGTCGGGCACTGTCACCGTGGGGCTGGCGCCCACCACGTCGGGCGTGCTGGGCCTGCCGCTGATGCAGGCCATGCGCACACGCTACCCGGACGTGCGGCTGCACATGGTGGAGAGCATGTCGGGACACCTTACGGCCATGCTGCATGCGCGCGAGCTGGACCTGGCCGTGCTGTTCGACACCCGCCTGCACCAGGCGCAGCAGGCCACCGGCGCGCGCCGCTGGGACATGGCGCCGCTGCTGGAGGAGGACCTGTTCCTCATCTGCGCCCGTGACCGAGGGGAGGGCCCCGGCCACCCCCGTGGCCGGCAGCTGCCGGAAACCATCACCGTCGCCGAGCTGGTGCAAGAGCCGCTGATCCTGCCCACCGGCCCACACGGCCTGCGCAGCACGCTGGACACGGCCTTTGCCCGCGACCGCGTGGCACCGCACGTGGTGCTGGAGGTGGACTCGCTTGCCATGGTGATGGCCGCCGTGGACGCGGGCCTGGGCTCCACCGTGCAGCCCTGGGCCGCCATGGGCCGCTACCCCGATGCGGCCGAGCGCTTTCAGTGCGCACGCCTCACCGACGCGCCCGCGCGCCGCGTCAACCTGCTGTGCAGCCTGCCCGACGAAGAACTCTCGCCCGCTGCGCTGGCCGCGCGGGTGGTGCTGACGGACTGCGTGCGTGAATTGGTGACGAGCGGCCAGTGGTTTGGCACGACATGGATAGGCGGACAAGACACCAGCGCCTGA
- the tcuA gene encoding FAD-dependent tricarballylate dehydrogenase TcuA, translated as MSGDAVVDVLVIGGGNAALCAALMAREAGASVLLLESAPRAWRGGNSAHTRNLRCMHDAPQDVLVDAYPEEEFWQDLLKVTGGLTNEHLARLVIRESSTCRPWMRRHGVHFQPALAGTLHVARTNAFFMGGGKALVNAYYRSAEQLGVQIRYEAPVERIEMDGRRFVAAHLANGERIAAKSCVLAAGGFESNREWLREAWGQNERGEWPADNFLIRGTAYNKGVLLKHLLDDHGADRIGDPTQAHMVAIDARAPLYDGGICTRIDCVSLGVVVNRNGERFYDEGEDFWPKRYAIWGRLVAQQPGQIGYSIIDSKAIGRFMPPVFPGVKANTLPELAQKLGLPVDTFTRTLDAYNAACRVGQFDHTTLDDCHTEGVEPAKTHWARPIDTGPFYGYALKPGVTFTYLGLHTDDTAAVRFNNQPSPNLFVAGEMMAGNVLGKGYTAGVGMSIGTAFGRIAGTQAALASKRPVALVEHASNATKQGANHANA; from the coding sequence ATGAGCGGCGATGCTGTGGTCGATGTGCTGGTGATCGGCGGCGGCAATGCCGCCCTGTGCGCCGCCCTGATGGCACGCGAGGCGGGCGCCAGCGTGCTGCTGCTCGAATCCGCCCCGCGCGCCTGGCGCGGCGGCAATTCCGCCCACACGCGCAACCTGCGCTGCATGCACGACGCGCCGCAAGATGTTCTGGTCGACGCCTACCCCGAGGAAGAGTTCTGGCAGGACTTGCTCAAGGTGACGGGCGGCCTCACCAACGAACACCTGGCGCGCCTGGTGATCCGCGAATCCAGCACCTGCCGGCCCTGGATGCGCCGCCACGGCGTGCACTTTCAGCCCGCGCTGGCGGGCACGCTGCATGTGGCGCGCACCAACGCGTTCTTCATGGGCGGGGGCAAGGCGCTGGTCAATGCCTACTACCGCAGCGCGGAGCAGCTGGGCGTGCAGATCCGATACGAAGCGCCTGTGGAGCGCATCGAGATGGACGGCCGCCGCTTCGTCGCCGCCCACCTGGCGAACGGCGAGCGCATTGCCGCCAAAAGCTGCGTTCTGGCTGCGGGCGGCTTTGAATCGAACCGCGAATGGCTGCGCGAGGCCTGGGGCCAGAACGAGCGGGGAGAGTGGCCGGCCGACAACTTCCTGATCCGCGGCACGGCCTACAACAAGGGCGTGCTGCTCAAGCACCTGCTGGATGACCACGGCGCCGATCGCATCGGCGACCCCACGCAGGCGCACATGGTGGCGATTGACGCGCGCGCGCCGCTGTACGACGGCGGCATCTGCACGCGCATCGACTGCGTGTCGCTGGGCGTGGTGGTCAACCGCAACGGCGAGCGCTTCTACGACGAGGGCGAGGACTTCTGGCCCAAGCGCTATGCCATCTGGGGCCGCCTGGTGGCGCAGCAGCCGGGGCAGATTGGCTACTCCATCATCGACAGCAAGGCCATCGGCCGCTTCATGCCACCCGTGTTCCCGGGCGTGAAGGCGAACACCCTGCCCGAGCTGGCGCAAAAGCTGGGCCTGCCCGTGGACACCTTCACCCGCACGCTCGATGCCTACAACGCTGCCTGCCGCGTGGGCCAGTTTGACCACACCACGCTGGACGACTGCCACACCGAAGGCGTCGAACCCGCCAAGACGCACTGGGCGCGGCCCATCGACACCGGGCCGTTCTACGGCTATGCGCTCAAGCCCGGCGTCACCTTCACCTACCTGGGCCTGCACACCGACGACACGGCTGCGGTGCGCTTCAACAACCAGCCCAGCCCCAACCTGTTTGTGGCTGGCGAAATGATGGCCGGCAACGTGCTGGGCAAGGGCTACACCGCGGGGGTGGGCATGAGCATTGGCACCGCGTTTGGCCGCATTGCGGGCACGCAGGCAGCTTTGGCCTCCAAACGGCCGGTAGCGCTAGTCGAACATGCCTCAAACGCTACAAAACAAGGAGCAAACCATGCAAACGCTTGA
- the tcuB gene encoding tricarballylate utilization 4Fe-4S protein TcuB, which yields MQTLEALTRDARALANGDIVLSAPETEVARQLQICNACRYCEGFCAVFPAMTRRLEFGKADIHFIANLCHNCGACLHACQYAPPHEFAVNIPQAMAQVRGQTYADYAWPPALGQLYQRNGLTLALALVAGLTLFLLLAVALHGQGIAALWQAPVGGFYGIFPHNLLVGLFAPVFLFAVLALGLGVRRFWRDVTPATSGAPLSAPATAEATDAVLRLKYLDGGHGDGCHNEDDAYTLSRRRMHHLTFYGFTLCFAATSVATLYHYLLGAPAPYDLPSLPKLLGGVGGISLAMGTAGLWRLNLRRHPQHGDAAQKPMDRAFIALLFLTATSGLALWAARGTAALPLLLCLHLGAVMALFATMPYGKFAHGIFRTASLLRHAVEKRQPNPIGLGTD from the coding sequence ATGCAAACGCTTGAGGCCCTCACGCGCGACGCCCGGGCGCTGGCAAATGGCGACATCGTGCTGTCTGCGCCCGAGACCGAGGTGGCGCGCCAGCTGCAGATCTGCAACGCCTGCCGCTACTGCGAAGGCTTTTGCGCCGTGTTCCCGGCCATGACGCGGCGGCTGGAGTTTGGCAAGGCCGACATCCACTTCATCGCCAACCTGTGCCACAACTGCGGCGCCTGCCTGCACGCCTGCCAGTACGCGCCGCCGCACGAGTTTGCGGTGAACATTCCGCAGGCCATGGCCCAGGTGCGCGGCCAGACCTATGCCGACTACGCCTGGCCGCCCGCACTGGGCCAGCTCTACCAGCGCAACGGCCTCACGCTGGCGCTGGCGCTGGTCGCAGGGCTCACGCTGTTCCTGCTGCTGGCCGTGGCGCTGCACGGCCAGGGCATTGCCGCGCTGTGGCAGGCCCCCGTGGGCGGCTTCTATGGCATCTTTCCGCACAACCTGCTGGTGGGCCTTTTCGCACCCGTGTTCCTGTTTGCCGTGCTGGCGCTGGGCCTGGGCGTGCGCCGCTTCTGGCGCGACGTGACGCCCGCCACCAGCGGCGCGCCGCTGAGCGCCCCCGCCACGGCCGAGGCCACCGACGCGGTGCTGCGTCTGAAGTACCTGGATGGCGGCCACGGCGACGGCTGCCACAACGAGGACGACGCCTACACCCTGTCGCGCAGGCGCATGCACCACCTCACGTTCTACGGGTTCACGCTGTGTTTTGCGGCCACCAGCGTGGCCACGCTGTACCACTACCTGCTGGGCGCACCCGCACCGTACGACCTGCCCAGCCTGCCCAAACTGCTGGGCGGTGTGGGCGGCATCAGCCTGGCGATGGGCACCGCAGGCCTGTGGCGGCTGAACCTGCGCCGCCACCCGCAACACGGCGACGCCGCGCAAAAGCCCATGGACCGCGCCTTCATCGCCCTGCTGTTCCTCACCGCCACCAGCGGCCTGGCCTTGTGGGCCGCGCGCGGCACCGCCGCCTTGCCGCTGCTGCTGTGCCTGCACCTGGGCGCCGTGATGGCACTGTTTGCCACCATGCCCTACGGCAAGTTTGCGCACGGCATCTTCCGCACCGCCTCGCTGCTGCGCCATGCGGTGGAGAAGCGCCAGCCCAACCCCATCGGCCTCGGCACCGACTGA
- a CDS encoding tripartite tricarboxylate transporter substrate binding protein: protein MKKRTLLMSALALATAVATLSGAAHAQDFPPKKPVTLVVGFAAGGAADAAARLIAKKLGENIGQSVVVDNKGGAGGNIAHQFVANAPADGSVLLLGSVGPLTIAPHLMKVNYDPFKDLAAVSGGVNFPNVLVVHKGAGVKTLAEFVQLSKKKPGSVDFASTGAGSASHLAGELFNQRAGIDMTHVPYKGGAPALQDLLGERVTSYFAAPPTALPHIEAGKLIPLATTGLTRPSYMPNIPTVAEAGYPGFEALNWYAFVAPGKTPAPLLDRWNQEIVKVLNDPSVKEALNKHGLTPQPTTRAELTAFMKKESTQWATIIKERKLTAD from the coding sequence ATGAAAAAACGCACCCTCTTGATGAGCGCGCTGGCACTTGCCACCGCTGTCGCGACACTGTCTGGCGCAGCCCACGCGCAGGATTTCCCGCCCAAGAAGCCCGTCACGCTCGTCGTGGGCTTTGCCGCAGGCGGCGCGGCCGATGCGGCGGCGCGGCTCATCGCCAAGAAGCTGGGCGAGAACATCGGCCAGTCGGTGGTGGTGGACAACAAGGGCGGCGCGGGCGGCAACATCGCCCACCAGTTTGTGGCCAATGCGCCCGCCGATGGCTCGGTGCTGCTGCTCGGATCGGTGGGGCCGCTGACCATTGCGCCGCACCTGATGAAGGTGAACTACGACCCCTTCAAGGACCTGGCCGCCGTGTCGGGCGGCGTGAACTTTCCGAACGTGCTGGTGGTGCACAAGGGCGCGGGCGTGAAGACGCTGGCCGAGTTTGTGCAGCTGTCCAAGAAGAAGCCCGGCAGCGTGGACTTTGCCTCCACCGGCGCGGGCTCGGCATCGCACCTGGCGGGTGAACTGTTCAACCAGCGCGCGGGCATCGACATGACCCACGTGCCCTACAAGGGCGGCGCCCCGGCGTTGCAGGACCTGCTGGGCGAGCGCGTCACCTCGTACTTTGCCGCGCCGCCCACCGCGCTGCCGCACATCGAGGCCGGCAAGCTCATCCCCCTGGCCACCACCGGGCTCACGCGGCCGTCCTACATGCCCAACATCCCCACCGTGGCCGAGGCGGGCTACCCGGGGTTTGAAGCGCTCAACTGGTACGCCTTCGTGGCCCCCGGCAAGACGCCTGCGCCGCTGCTGGACCGCTGGAACCAGGAGATCGTGAAGGTGCTGAACGACCCAAGCGTGAAGGAGGCACTGAACAAGCACGGCCTCACGCCGCAGCCCACCACACGCGCCGAGCTGACGGCCTTCATGAAGAAGGAATCGACCCAGTGGGCCACCATCATCAAGGAACGCAAGCTGACCGCGGACTGA
- a CDS encoding NUDIX hydrolase codes for MPHRWKPNVTVAALIEREGRFLLVEEETTDGLKLNNPAGHLDPGESPIQACAREVLEETAHDFEPTALIGVYLNRFTKTRTGDDTTYLRFAFAGTLGTHHDWRTLDTGIVRTLWLTPDEIRACPERHRSPLLLRCLEDYLAGQRFPLTLVHTDISVTEPAAQ; via the coding sequence ATGCCCCACCGCTGGAAACCCAACGTCACCGTGGCCGCGCTCATCGAGCGCGAGGGCCGCTTTCTTCTGGTCGAGGAAGAGACCACGGATGGCCTCAAGCTCAACAACCCCGCCGGCCACCTGGACCCGGGCGAGTCGCCCATCCAGGCCTGCGCGCGCGAGGTGCTGGAAGAAACCGCCCACGACTTCGAGCCCACGGCGCTGATCGGCGTGTACCTCAACCGCTTCACCAAGACGCGCACGGGCGACGACACCACCTACCTGCGTTTTGCATTTGCAGGCACGCTGGGCACACACCACGACTGGCGCACGCTCGACACCGGCATCGTGCGCACGCTGTGGCTCACGCCCGACGAGATCCGCGCCTGCCCCGAGCGCCACCGCAGCCCGCTGCTGCTGCGCTGCCTGGAGGACTACCTGGCGGGCCAGCGTTTTCCGCTGACGCTGGTGCACACCGACATTTCGGTCACCGAGCCCGCTGCGCAATAG